The window AGAAATGGAGGGAAACTGGGTCACCGGAAGTTTTACCAATGACAGAACCCCCATAAACACAATAATCAATGAGATTACAATAGACAGAACGGGTCTGCGGATGAATTTCTTAAACATACTTCTTCATTTTAGAGACCACTACTCTGCTTTTAATTTCAATGATTGAAGAACCTTTTTAGGATCCTGGAATTTTGTTTTTACTTTTTGATCATCCTTCACTTTCTGGACACCTTCCAAAAGAATCTGATCTCCTTTAGAAATCCCCGAGCTTACCACATACAGATCCGGCAGTTCATAAGCGATTTTAATATTTCTGGATTTTGCTGTCCCGTTTTTATCAATAACGAATACATATTTCTGATCCTGAATTTCATACGTTGCTTTCTGAGGAATAATAAGGGCATTGTGAACCGGCATAGTCATCTGTACTTTTCCCGTTTCTCCGTTTCTCAGAAGCTTATCTGGATTTGGAAACTTGGCACGGAAGGCAATATTTCCTGTCTCATTATCAAATTCCCCTTCAATCGTCTGAATTTCCCCTTTTTGCGAATACATTTCTCCATTGGCTGTAATCAGAGAAACCTGATTGCTTCCTCTGTCGGCTGCATGAGTCTGATAGCTCAGGTACTCCGGTTCGGAAACATTGAAATACGTGTAAATACTTGTATTATCTGACAATGAAGTCAACAAATCACCTTCATCTACAAGGCTTCCAAGCTTCAAAGGAATTCTGTTGATAATTCCTGAAAACGGGGCTTTAATGTCTGTAAAAGACAAGTGAATCTGTGCCAGCTTCATTTCAGCATTGGCTGCATCAAGCTTCGCTTTAGCCATTGCTCTTTCATTTTTGGAAACGATGTTGTTTCCAGCTAATGTACTGGCATTTTTCAGTTCAATAGAAGCCTGTTCTACTTCTGCTTTTGCTTTTAATAATTCTGCCTGATACAGCTTAGGCATAATACGGAATAAGGTTTGTCCTGCTTGTACATACTGCCCTTCGTCCACAAAAATCTTTTCAAGGAATCCTTTTTCCTGTGCGCGAACTTCAATGTTTTTGACCGACTGAATCTGAGCTACATATTCCTTGTTAATTACAGTATCCATCACTACCGGAGATGTTACCGGATAAGTGGTTGCTTCTTCTTTCTCCTCTTTTTTCTTATTGCAGCTTACAGCCAGTAAAAGGACGCTAAGCGCAATACCTGAGGCAACTCTTTTTATCATAATTCTAGAGTTTTATAAATCGTTAATGTTTTGAATAGAAATAGAATGGTAATAGAGAATTATACGAAGTGATGATTACCTGCATACACAACGCGAAGCATTCCCACCTTACAATCAGGTAGAAATTCACTGGAAAAAATGAAATTTTAAATTCTAATGGAACGGATCAGAATAAACTTTTTGGTGGCAAGACCAAGAATATAGCCATGAATATCCGACTTAAACTGCTTTTTGCTTTTTAATCCAAAAATATAGACCAGACTAAAAACTGCAGCAAAAACAATAATCGCCTGAAATACATCAGACAGCTGAAAATCATTTTCTGCAAGCTCTAAAGTTGAATTATCATCTATTGTATCCGAAGTCATCTGCTGAATAGAAAGCTTTTCATAAGTCTGATTCAGTTTATTGGCTCTTTTAGGAAGGTGCTGATGAGAAACCTGACCGGAATAGTCGTTACGAAGTGTTTTAACATTGAGTTTGCTTTCTACTACAAACAGCAGAAAAAGACCTGTTAAAAAATATACTATAAAGTTTCTCATTTTGAAGTTGCAAATGTACACTTAGATTATTATATCATCATAATAGATTAACAAAATTTAACGCTTCTTTAAATAACCTGAATTTGTAATTTCATCAAATCTCAAATACCATGAAAAACAGATCTTTATATATCTTTAATATCCTTTATAAGCAGAATAATACTACTAAGTTTCTACTTTTTCAAATGGGCTATGTCTCGTTTTTCGACATTTTATTTTAAGAAAATTTATGATTCATGGAAAATATCAACCATAAAAACTAAACTTTATCATGATTTCAAATTATTAATATAAGCGTATTGTTATTCTCTGAATTTTGAATTATTTTTGCCGGAAATTTAAACAACAAATGAACAACGAAAAATACTCCTTCTATCCAACTGAAAATAAATCGGTTAATAAAACAACACCAATTCCCTCAATTTCAAATTTCTTATTATAAATAATCAGTTTCTGTTTCACTGAAGAATGTTTTAAAAAAGAGCGGGCAAATCCCGATCAGTAAAAACAAAATGTTAGTTTATGAAAAATTAACACATATTTATTAAAAATATTTGTAATTTTATATAGTATTAACACCATAATTCATGAAACACTTTAAAATCACTTATCACTATGAAAAATTTATTAACAACAGTCCTTTTGGGACTGGCAGTTCTTTCCTCAACAGCGTGTAAACATCCCGGAAAAGAAGCTGAAACTGTTACCGCTGCAACCCCTGAAAATACAGATGATATTTCAAAAAATGTCTATGTGGACAGTTATGGAGAAAAAATAGAAGTCACCATAAACCGAACTAAAAACATAGCTACGGTACATTTAAACGGTAAAACTTATGACCTTAAAAAAAGTGAAGCTTTACCAGACTATACAGCCTCTAATGAAGAGTACCAATACTCTGAAATTAAGGGTAATATCACTTTTTTAAAGAAGAATGTAGATATGGTGTTATTTCATCTTAAACAGGCAAAAAAAGAAACAGGTCCTGCAAAAATGGCATCGTATTAGCTTATGTACAAACAGAAAATTTAAAATTAAAATTTATGAAAAGCTTGTATTACTATTTATCCGCACTTTTCCTAGCTGTATTTCTTGTTTCTTGCCAAACACAGACGGCACAGAAGCCTACCACAGATATTACTGGGAAAAAATGGAAATTAACTGAGCTTAACGGTCAGCCGATTGCATTAAAGAACCCCAAAAACAATCCTTATTTTACACTTGATATGAAAGGAATGAGATATGAAGGTCATGCTGGATGTAATGGATT of the Chryseobacterium capnotolerans genome contains:
- a CDS encoding efflux RND transporter periplasmic adaptor subunit, with product MKRVASGIALSVLLLAVSCNKKKEEKEEATTYPVTSPVVMDTVINKEYVAQIQSVKNIEVRAQEKGFLEKIFVDEGQYVQAGQTLFRIMPKLYQAELLKAKAEVEQASIELKNASTLAGNNIVSKNERAMAKAKLDAANAEMKLAQIHLSFTDIKAPFSGIINRIPLKLGSLVDEGDLLTSLSDNTSIYTYFNVSEPEYLSYQTHAADRGSNQVSLITANGEMYSQKGEIQTIEGEFDNETGNIAFRAKFPNPDKLLRNGETGKVQMTMPVHNALIIPQKATYEIQDQKYVFVIDKNGTAKSRNIKIAYELPDLYVVSSGISKGDQILLEGVQKVKDDQKVKTKFQDPKKVLQSLKLKAE
- a CDS encoding META domain-containing protein, which produces MKSLYYYLSALFLAVFLVSCQTQTAQKPTTDITGKKWKLTELNGQPIALKNPKNNPYFTLDMKGMRYEGHAGCNGLGGTFEIKQDVMRIKFNQGMSTMMACEDLDIENQFTKAILAADNYSVNGNTLTLNKARMAPLAKFVLE